A genomic window from Oceanobacillus timonensis includes:
- the carB gene encoding carbamoyl-phosphate synthase large subunit, with protein sequence MPKRTDIQKILVIGSGPIVIGQAAEFDYSGTQACQALREEGYEVILANSNPATIMTDNTVADKVYMEPLTEEFLTKIIRKEHPDAILPTLGGQTGLNLAMELVRKGILEDHHVQLLGTAPTSIQKAEDRELFRTLMNELNEPVPESDIVHTVEEAVEFANDIGYPLIVRPAYTLGGTGGGMCYSEEELKEITYNGLALSPVHQCLVERNIAGFKEIEYEVMRDHKDQAIVVCNMENIDPVGIHTGDSIVVAPSQTLTDREYQLLRHASLKIIRALEIEGGCNVQLALDPYSFQYYIIEVNPRVSRSSALASKATGYPIAKIAAKIAVGYTLDEIINPITGKTYAMFEPALDYVVTKFPRFPFDKFTSGDRRLGTQMKATGEVMAIGRNLEESLLKGVRSLEMGTEELYLPKAEELDEETLDKRLKRADDERIFLLAEALRRGYTVDKIFHMTKIDRFFLNSLNKIIETEKALVENKHDVSVLQEAKERGIADVQVARLWDIPLDDVYACRKENHIFPVYKMVDTCAAEFESETPYFYSSYETENESEVTDRKKILVLGSGPIRIGQGIEFDYATVHSVFAIKELGYEAIIMNNNPETVSTDFTISDKLYFEPLTLEDVMHVIELEKPEGVIVQFGGQTAINLADGLERRGVKILGTDLEAIDRAEDRDKFEVLLDELDLLRPQGKAVPRLDQAMQTANDIGYPVLVRPSYVIGGSRMEIVYSEKELEHYLAKTDGADSAHPILIDKYVTGMEAEVDAISDGETTIIPGMMEHIERAGVHSGDSMAVYPPQRLSETVKEKCLDAAKKISRSLHVKGLINIQFIIRDEDVYVLEVNPRASRTIPFLSKITGVTMANIATKCILGEKLADMGYETGILPEQDLVSVKIPVFSFEKLRSVDTILGPEMKSTGEAIGYDKTMEKALYKGLVASGLKVPQEGGVLLTVADKDKAEMLEVAERFHQLGFVLYATQGTAAFIREKGDIPVVQVGKVGVDEPNVLSIIEEGKVQFVINTLNSGQKPRSDGFLIRREAVEHGIACLTSLDTVNAIINVIDSTTFIAQSMDKKKVKQS encoded by the coding sequence ATGCCTAAACGTACAGATATTCAAAAAATTCTCGTGATTGGCTCCGGGCCAATCGTTATCGGTCAAGCAGCAGAATTCGATTATTCTGGAACGCAGGCTTGTCAGGCATTGAGAGAAGAAGGCTATGAAGTTATTTTAGCTAACTCCAATCCTGCAACAATTATGACGGATAATACGGTTGCGGATAAAGTATATATGGAACCCCTGACGGAAGAATTTTTAACTAAAATTATCCGTAAAGAACACCCGGATGCGATTTTGCCTACGTTGGGCGGTCAGACTGGTTTGAATCTTGCCATGGAATTGGTCCGCAAAGGGATATTAGAGGATCACCATGTCCAACTTTTAGGAACAGCTCCGACATCGATTCAAAAGGCGGAGGATAGAGAATTATTCCGTACGTTAATGAATGAATTAAATGAGCCGGTACCGGAAAGTGACATTGTACATACTGTGGAGGAAGCGGTAGAGTTTGCAAACGACATTGGCTACCCGCTGATTGTACGCCCGGCCTATACGCTCGGTGGTACAGGCGGAGGAATGTGCTATAGCGAGGAAGAGTTAAAAGAAATTACATATAATGGGCTCGCCCTTTCTCCTGTTCATCAATGTTTGGTTGAACGAAATATTGCCGGATTTAAAGAAATTGAATATGAAGTGATGCGTGACCATAAAGACCAGGCCATTGTTGTTTGTAACATGGAAAATATAGACCCGGTCGGTATTCATACAGGGGATTCGATTGTTGTAGCGCCATCACAGACATTAACGGATCGTGAATATCAACTATTACGTCATGCGTCGTTAAAAATTATCCGTGCCTTAGAAATTGAAGGCGGCTGTAATGTACAACTGGCGCTTGATCCATACAGCTTTCAATACTATATCATAGAAGTTAACCCGCGTGTCAGCCGCTCCTCTGCACTGGCATCAAAAGCAACAGGTTACCCAATTGCTAAAATTGCCGCTAAAATTGCGGTCGGCTACACACTGGATGAAATTATCAACCCAATTACCGGTAAAACGTATGCGATGTTTGAACCGGCGTTGGACTATGTCGTAACCAAATTCCCGCGGTTTCCATTTGATAAATTTACTTCCGGAGACCGCCGTTTAGGAACGCAGATGAAAGCGACCGGAGAAGTGATGGCAATCGGACGAAATTTGGAAGAATCCTTACTTAAAGGGGTGCGCTCGCTGGAAATGGGTACCGAAGAGCTGTACCTTCCAAAAGCCGAGGAACTAGACGAAGAAACATTGGATAAGCGCTTGAAGCGTGCAGATGATGAACGTATTTTTCTGTTAGCAGAAGCATTACGCCGCGGCTATACGGTGGATAAAATATTTCATATGACAAAGATTGACCGTTTCTTCTTAAACAGTTTAAATAAAATAATAGAGACAGAAAAAGCTTTAGTTGAAAACAAGCATGATGTGAGCGTGTTACAAGAAGCAAAAGAACGCGGCATTGCAGACGTACAGGTTGCCAGACTATGGGATATTCCGCTGGATGATGTGTATGCATGCAGAAAAGAAAACCATATCTTCCCTGTTTATAAAATGGTAGATACTTGTGCGGCAGAATTTGAATCAGAAACGCCTTATTTCTATAGTTCATATGAAACAGAAAACGAATCAGAAGTAACGGACCGCAAGAAAATCTTAGTGCTCGGCTCCGGGCCTATCCGTATCGGACAGGGGATTGAGTTTGACTATGCAACGGTGCATTCTGTATTTGCGATTAAAGAGCTTGGCTATGAAGCCATTATTATGAATAACAATCCGGAAACCGTATCAACCGATTTTACGATTTCGGATAAACTATACTTTGAACCGTTGACGCTGGAAGATGTCATGCATGTGATTGAACTGGAAAAACCGGAAGGGGTAATTGTCCAGTTCGGCGGACAGACAGCGATAAACCTTGCTGATGGCCTGGAACGCCGCGGAGTGAAGATTTTAGGTACAGACTTAGAAGCAATTGATCGTGCGGAAGACCGGGATAAATTTGAAGTTTTATTAGATGAACTGGACTTGCTCCGGCCGCAGGGAAAAGCTGTACCAAGGTTAGATCAGGCCATGCAAACAGCGAATGATATTGGTTATCCGGTACTTGTCCGTCCTTCCTATGTGATTGGCGGCAGTCGTATGGAAATTGTATATAGCGAAAAAGAGCTGGAACATTATTTAGCGAAAACAGATGGCGCGGATTCGGCGCACCCGATTTTAATTGATAAATATGTAACAGGCATGGAAGCAGAAGTGGATGCTATCAGCGATGGAGAAACAACGATTATTCCTGGTATGATGGAACATATTGAACGTGCCGGTGTTCACTCCGGAGATTCCATGGCTGTCTACCCGCCGCAGCGCCTGAGTGAAACGGTGAAAGAAAAATGCCTGGATGCTGCAAAGAAAATATCCCGTTCATTGCATGTAAAAGGATTAATTAATATTCAGTTCATTATCCGTGATGAGGATGTGTATGTACTTGAAGTAAATCCAAGAGCCAGCAGAACGATTCCTTTCTTAAGTAAAATTACCGGGGTTACGATGGCAAATATTGCGACGAAGTGTATCCTGGGAGAAAAATTAGCTGATATGGGCTATGAGACAGGTATTTTACCAGAACAAGACCTTGTTTCTGTCAAAATTCCGGTATTCTCCTTTGAAAAATTACGTAGCGTAGACACCATTCTTGGACCAGAGATGAAATCTACGGGAGAAGCAATCGGCTATGATAAAACAATGGAAAAAGCATTGTATAAAGGGCTTGTAGCTTCGGGATTAAAAGTACCGCAAGAAGGCGGCGTGTTATTAACTGTTGCGGATAAGGACAAGGCTGAAATGCTGGAAGTGGCGGAACGTTTCCATCAGCTCGGATTTGTTCTTTATGCGACACAGGGAACAGCAGCCTTCATCCGGGAAAAAGGCGATATTCCTGTCGTGCAAGTAGGCAAAGTTGGTGTGGATGAACCGAATGTGCTTTCCATTATTGAAGAAGGAAAAGTTCAATTTGTTATCAATACACTGAATTCCGGACAGAAACCAAGATCTGACGGTTTCTTAATCCGTCGTGAGGCTGTAGAACATGGTATTGCATGTCTGACCAGCCTGGATACTGTCAATGCGATTATCAATGTTATTGATTCAACGACATTTATAGCACAGTCTATGGACAAGAAAAAGGTGAAACAATCATGA
- a CDS encoding carbamoyl phosphate synthase small subunit → MRKRHLILEDGTVFEGYGFGSEELSKGEIVFNTGMTGYQEVITDPSYCGQFVTMTYPLIGNYGINRDDYETVTPFIHGLIVKEYSEQPSNFRNEETIDSFLKANHIPGIAGIDTRKLTRIIRKHGTMKAAIVSAEEEIDSTIENLRNAAFRTDQVKQTSTSKPYVVPGRGYRVVLVDFGAKHGILRELTKRDCQITVVPYNYDAADMLRLRPDGIMLTNGPGDPKDVPEAIEMIREIIGQVPIFGICLGHQLLSLACGANTTKMKFGHRGANHPVKDLENDKTYVTSQNHSYAVNPETLENTGLELTQQAINDSTVEGVRHTIYPAFSVQYHPEASPGPEDTNYLFDTFLEMMQQQVKKREVHMHA, encoded by the coding sequence ATGCGTAAACGCCATTTAATCTTGGAGGATGGGACGGTTTTTGAAGGATATGGTTTTGGCAGTGAAGAACTCTCCAAAGGGGAGATTGTTTTTAACACAGGAATGACTGGATACCAAGAAGTGATTACAGATCCGAGTTACTGCGGTCAATTTGTTACCATGACGTACCCTTTAATTGGCAATTATGGCATCAACCGAGATGATTATGAAACGGTAACACCATTTATTCATGGGTTGATTGTCAAAGAGTACAGTGAACAGCCTTCCAATTTTCGAAATGAAGAGACGATCGACAGTTTCTTAAAGGCGAATCATATCCCGGGAATTGCAGGGATTGATACTAGGAAATTAACACGCATTATTCGGAAGCATGGAACGATGAAAGCAGCAATCGTTTCTGCGGAAGAAGAGATAGATAGTACGATAGAAAACTTGCGGAATGCGGCGTTCCGGACAGATCAAGTGAAACAGACGTCGACAAGCAAGCCGTATGTGGTACCGGGCAGAGGATATCGTGTTGTATTAGTTGATTTTGGTGCTAAGCATGGTATTCTTCGAGAGTTAACAAAACGAGATTGCCAGATTACGGTAGTTCCGTATAATTATGATGCAGCGGACATGCTTCGTCTTCGTCCGGACGGCATTATGCTGACCAACGGACCGGGAGACCCAAAAGATGTACCGGAAGCTATTGAAATGATTCGAGAAATCATCGGGCAAGTACCGATATTCGGAATTTGTCTTGGTCATCAGCTGTTGTCTTTAGCCTGTGGGGCAAATACAACTAAAATGAAATTCGGGCATCGCGGGGCCAATCATCCTGTCAAAGATTTAGAGAATGATAAAACGTATGTAACTTCGCAAAATCACAGTTATGCAGTAAATCCGGAAACGTTGGAAAATACGGGACTCGAATTAACGCAACAAGCGATTAATGATAGTACAGTAGAAGGCGTAAGACATACCATATATCCGGCGTTCTCAGTCCAGTACCACCCGGAAGCATCTCCGGGGCCGGAGGATACCAATTATTTATTTGATACATTTTTAGAAATGATGCAGCAACAAGTGAAAAAACGGGAGGTTCATATGCATGCCTAA
- a CDS encoding dihydroorotase produces MKTKLTNAKCLTSSNELVNCEVLIEDGKIQEVAPEVTEQADKTIDAKNNLVTPGLIDVHIHLREPGGEYKETIQTGTQSAARGGYTTVCNMPNTNPVPDSEASLEKLLQKIEEDAVVRVLPYASITKGLKGEERSNIKALFEQGAFAFTDDGVGIQTANQMLQAMKEAAACGAAIVAHCEDNSLVYGGVTHDGEVSKRLNLPGIPSLSESVQIARDVLLAEAADCHYHVCHVSTKESVRVIRDAKKAGIKVTGEVSPHHLILNETDIVENDANFKMNPPLRGKDDQEALIEGLLDGTLDFIATDHAPHGEEEKANGFLEAPFGIVGLETAFPLLYTHLVQKNVLSLYELLDRMTKKPADVFGLPYGTMEKGAPADLTIIDLEKTAKIDKYQFASKGNNTPFHGWEVTGFPVMTIVNGEVVFEETVHA; encoded by the coding sequence ATGAAAACGAAATTAACGAACGCAAAATGCTTAACATCATCTAATGAATTGGTAAACTGTGAGGTGCTTATCGAAGACGGAAAAATACAGGAAGTAGCGCCGGAAGTAACAGAGCAGGCTGATAAAACGATTGATGCAAAAAATAATTTGGTCACGCCAGGCTTGATTGACGTGCATATTCACTTACGCGAGCCGGGCGGTGAATATAAAGAAACCATTCAAACAGGTACACAATCAGCTGCAAGAGGGGGATATACAACCGTTTGCAATATGCCGAACACGAATCCGGTACCTGATAGTGAAGCATCATTAGAGAAGCTTCTACAAAAAATCGAAGAAGATGCTGTTGTCCGTGTTTTGCCATATGCATCCATTACAAAAGGATTAAAAGGGGAAGAACGTTCTAATATCAAAGCGTTATTTGAGCAAGGCGCATTTGCTTTTACAGATGACGGGGTAGGCATCCAGACAGCGAATCAGATGTTGCAGGCCATGAAGGAAGCAGCAGCATGCGGTGCAGCTATCGTGGCGCATTGTGAAGATAACTCTCTTGTATACGGCGGTGTGACCCACGACGGAGAAGTAAGTAAACGGCTGAATCTCCCGGGCATTCCATCTTTAAGCGAATCTGTCCAAATTGCCAGAGATGTTTTATTAGCGGAAGCGGCAGATTGTCACTATCATGTATGCCATGTCAGCACGAAAGAATCTGTACGTGTTATCCGCGATGCGAAAAAAGCGGGAATTAAAGTAACAGGAGAAGTTTCACCACATCACCTGATTTTAAATGAAACAGATATTGTTGAAAATGATGCAAACTTTAAGATGAATCCGCCGTTAAGAGGAAAAGATGATCAAGAAGCACTGATTGAAGGGCTTTTAGATGGAACGCTTGATTTTATTGCGACAGACCATGCTCCTCACGGGGAAGAAGAAAAAGCAAATGGATTTCTTGAAGCACCATTTGGCATTGTCGGCTTAGAAACGGCATTCCCGCTATTATACACACATTTAGTACAAAAAAACGTATTAAGCTTATATGAACTATTAGATAGAATGACCAAAAAACCGGCGGATGTTTTCGGACTTCCATATGGAACGATGGAAAAAGGGGCACCTGCAGATTTAACGATTATCGATTTGGAAAAAACAGCAAAAATCGACAAGTATCAATTTGCTTCCAAAGGAAATAACACACCTTTCCACGGCTGGGAAGTAACCGGGTTCCCTGTCATGACGATCGTTAATGGAGAAGTCGTATTTGAGGAGACGGTCCATGCGTAA
- a CDS encoding aspartate carbamoyltransferase catalytic subunit, producing MKHFISMQQLSKETMNQILKEAELIRKSPRTINKQLFAANLFFEPSTRTKMSFEVAQKKLGFEVLDLHKDGSSLIKGESLYDTAKTFEAIGADFLIVRHPSDYWMDDMEEEGQLNIPVINAGSGKEEHPTQCMLDLLTMYQEFGNVEGKKIVIAGDIVHSRVAKSNAHALEKLGADVYFSAAPGFEDYSLKFPYITMDEAVEIADAVMLLRIQHERHVFKTETDDYLSLYGLTMERAAKMQKHAIIMHPAPINRGVEIDTRLVESKQSRIFKQMENGVYVRMAILIHVLKEWGIIYENEINERKMLNII from the coding sequence GTGAAACATTTTATTTCGATGCAACAACTCTCGAAAGAAACCATGAATCAAATTCTTAAAGAAGCTGAATTAATTAGAAAATCGCCAAGAACAATTAATAAACAGCTGTTTGCAGCAAATCTGTTTTTTGAACCCAGCACAAGAACAAAAATGAGTTTTGAGGTTGCGCAGAAAAAGCTTGGATTTGAGGTATTGGATTTGCATAAAGATGGATCCAGTCTGATAAAAGGTGAATCTTTATATGATACAGCAAAAACCTTCGAAGCTATAGGTGCCGATTTCTTAATTGTCCGTCATCCGTCGGATTATTGGATGGATGATATGGAGGAAGAAGGACAGTTGAATATCCCTGTGATTAATGCGGGCTCCGGCAAAGAAGAGCATCCTACACAATGTATGCTGGATTTACTGACAATGTATCAGGAGTTCGGCAATGTAGAAGGGAAGAAAATTGTGATTGCAGGAGATATTGTTCACAGCCGCGTAGCGAAGTCAAACGCACACGCATTGGAAAAATTAGGTGCCGATGTTTACTTCAGTGCAGCACCTGGCTTTGAAGATTATTCTCTTAAATTTCCATACATTACAATGGATGAAGCTGTTGAAATAGCAGATGCAGTTATGTTATTACGAATTCAACATGAACGTCATGTTTTTAAAACCGAAACCGACGATTATCTCTCGCTTTATGGATTAACGATGGAAAGAGCTGCAAAAATGCAAAAGCACGCAATTATCATGCATCCTGCTCCCATTAACCGGGGAGTAGAAATCGATACAAGACTTGTAGAAAGCAAACAATCACGTATTTTTAAACAAATGGAAAATGGTGTCTATGTCAGAATGGCAATTTTAATTCATGTATTAAAAGAATGGGGGATTATTTATGAAAACGAAATTAACGAACGCAAAATGCTTAACATCATCTAA
- the pyrR gene encoding bifunctional pyr operon transcriptional regulator/uracil phosphoribosyltransferase PyrR codes for MKKKTEILDAASINRALTRMSHEILEKNKGGENLILIGIKTRGVPLAKSIQEKIKQIEAVEVPFGELDITMYRDDLEKKNHLEEPQINSVSIDMDITNKQVILIDDVLYTGRTVRAAMDAVMDVGRPATIQLGTLIDRGHRELPIRADYVGKNIPTSEQEIVVVQLSEEDQVDLVSIYEKNT; via the coding sequence TTGAAGAAAAAAACAGAGATTCTTGATGCTGCTTCCATAAACAGAGCATTAACCAGAATGTCTCATGAGATTCTGGAAAAGAATAAGGGTGGAGAGAACCTCATATTAATTGGAATCAAAACAAGAGGTGTTCCGCTGGCAAAAAGTATTCAAGAGAAGATCAAGCAAATTGAAGCTGTGGAAGTTCCATTTGGCGAGCTGGATATTACCATGTATCGAGATGATTTAGAGAAAAAAAATCATCTGGAAGAACCGCAAATCAACTCGGTTTCTATTGACATGGATATAACAAACAAACAAGTTATTCTGATTGATGATGTGCTTTACACAGGCAGAACGGTCCGTGCGGCTATGGATGCTGTCATGGATGTCGGCAGGCCGGCGACCATACAGCTTGGAACTTTGATTGACCGTGGTCATCGCGAGCTGCCTATTCGGGCTGACTATGTCGGCAAGAATATTCCCACCTCTGAACAGGAGATAGTCGTTGTTCAGTTAAGTGAAGAAGATCAAGTTGATCTTGTTTCCATATATGAAAAGAATACATGA
- a CDS encoding RluA family pseudouridine synthase translates to MTVHEHTVTETEHKKRVDKILSDLLQDHSRSQIQSWIEEAYVKVNGEPVKANQKCLADEKITWEIPETKPLILEPENIPLDIVYEDSDLLVVNKPKGMVVHPSAGHQTGTLVHALLYHCNDLSGINGVERPGIVHRIDMDTSGLLVVAKNDFSHQHLSEQLQEKTLKRTYEAIVHGEIGHETGLIDAPIGRDPKDRQKMGIVENGKSAVTHFRVLEHFPEYTHVECQLGTGRTHQIRVHMQYIGFPIAGDPKYGRRKTLDVHGQALHAKQLAFIHPRTEEWMTFEAAPPAVFTEVLDQIRKKY, encoded by the coding sequence ATGACCGTACATGAGCATACAGTGACAGAAACAGAGCATAAAAAAAGAGTAGATAAAATCTTATCTGATTTATTACAAGACCACTCCCGATCGCAAATTCAAAGCTGGATTGAAGAAGCGTATGTAAAAGTGAATGGCGAACCGGTAAAAGCCAATCAAAAATGCTTGGCTGATGAAAAAATTACTTGGGAAATCCCTGAAACAAAACCGCTTATCTTGGAGCCGGAGAACATTCCCTTGGATATTGTCTATGAGGATTCGGATTTGCTGGTGGTAAATAAACCGAAAGGAATGGTTGTTCACCCTTCTGCCGGCCATCAGACAGGAACCTTGGTGCACGCATTATTATATCATTGTAACGATTTATCAGGGATTAATGGAGTTGAACGTCCGGGGATTGTGCACCGGATTGATATGGATACCAGCGGTCTGTTAGTGGTAGCTAAAAATGATTTTTCCCATCAGCATTTATCGGAACAGCTGCAGGAGAAGACCTTAAAAAGAACATATGAAGCAATTGTTCACGGAGAAATTGGTCATGAGACCGGCTTAATTGATGCACCTATCGGCAGAGATCCAAAAGACCGGCAGAAAATGGGTATTGTTGAAAATGGAAAGTCCGCTGTGACACATTTTCGAGTGTTAGAACATTTTCCTGAATATACCCATGTTGAATGTCAATTGGGAACAGGAAGAACCCATCAAATACGTGTGCATATGCAATATATCGGCTTTCCGATTGCAGGCGATCCAAAATATGGACGGCGGAAAACATTAGATGTACATGGTCAGGCGCTGCATGCGAAGCAATTGGCTTTTATCCATCCAAGAACGGAAGAGTGGATGACGTTTGAAGCAGCTCCTCCAGCGGTCTTTACAGAAGTGCTCGACCAAATCCGCAAAAAGTATTGA
- the lspA gene encoding signal peptidase II has protein sequence MWRYYFIALVLIGLDQWTKWLVATRMEIGESIPIINDFFYITSHRNSGAAWGILEGQMSLFYIITVVVMIGLIYFLHTHGKQDRLIATGVGVLIGGAAGNFIDRILYQEVVDFANFYIFNYNFPIFNIADASLTIGVIIVIIAIILDERKRGKAKK, from the coding sequence ATGTGGAGATATTATTTCATTGCCCTTGTCTTAATTGGGTTGGACCAATGGACGAAGTGGCTGGTGGCTACAAGAATGGAAATAGGGGAATCAATCCCGATTATAAATGATTTTTTCTATATTACCTCGCACCGTAATTCCGGAGCAGCATGGGGGATTCTGGAAGGGCAAATGAGCCTGTTTTATATCATAACGGTGGTTGTGATGATTGGATTAATATACTTTTTACATACACATGGAAAGCAGGATCGTCTGATTGCTACAGGCGTTGGTGTATTAATAGGAGGAGCGGCAGGGAATTTCATCGATCGCATTTTATACCAGGAAGTGGTAGACTTTGCGAATTTCTATATTTTTAATTATAATTTTCCAATATTTAATATCGCAGATGCTTCCCTGACGATTGGAGTTATCATTGTTATCATTGCGATTATATTGGATGAGAGAAAGCGGGGCAAAGCGAAAAAATGA